TAGAGCTTGTAAAAAGATGGACGTTTCAGATATTAGAAAAGTAAATTGGAGTAAACCATATTCAAAATGGCTAAATTTATTACTTACAGCAAAAGAAATTGAAGCACCAAGACAATTAAATAATAACAATACAATTTTTGTAGGACCATGTTTCTCATGTAAAAGAATAGACATACAAGATAAGTTTCCTTTTGAAATTTTAAGTGAGGAGATTCCAAAGATATATGTGTCACTTGGAACTGTATTTAATAATAAACCTAAGGTTTTTAAAAAAATCTTGAGTGGACTTGAAAAAGAAAATTACCAAGTTATAGTTAGTGCTGGAGGAGCTTATAATAAGCTAATAAAATACAATTTTAATAATAATATATTGATATTTAAGAGGGTTCCTCAACTTGAAATTTTAAAAAAGGTGGATATTGTTATTAGTCATGGTGGAAATAACACAATAAATGAAACCTTGGCAGCTGGAAAACCAATTATTGTAATGCCTATAGGTGGTGAGCAGGGAGACAATGCTAGTAAAATTCAGTATTTAAATGTTGGTAAGAGAATAAATATTTCAAATTTTAGCAGTAATGAAGTATTAGAAAAAGTGAAAAGTATCTTTGCTGATTCTATATATAAACAAAATGCTGAGAGAATTAGAAAAATAATAAGTAAAACAGATGGAGTTAGTACTTCTGTTAAATTAATAAGTTCGGTAGCTGAAAACAGAAAAATATAGGACATTAAGAGTAGATTTGTCTTTACAGAAATGAAAGGGTATAATGTAAGAAAATGCATATACTTTCAAGGAAGCTGTAATTAGGAGGATACCCCATGGAAAGACTGATTGAAATAAAAAATATCACCAAAAGTTTTGGTAACAAAACCATACTAAAGAATGTTAATATGACAATTAATAAGGGAGATTCAATTGCAATAATAGGACATAATGGATCAGGCAAAAGTACTTTTTTGAAAATAATCTGCAAATTATCATCAATAAATGAAGGTGAAATAAAATATTATAAAAAAATAAAATTTAATTATGTTCCAGAAAGGTTTCCGAAAATGCCAATTACACCGAGGCAGTATATTCTTAAAACTGGATTAATTGAGGGAATAACTAAAAATGAAATAGAGGATAAGTGCAGCGAATTATTTAGAAAGTTTTTTATGGAAAAAATGATTGATACGCCGATAAAATATCTCTCAAAAGGTTCAATACAGAAGGTAAGTGTTATACAAGCATTAATAACTAAACCGGATATTTTACTTTTAGATGAGCCTTTATCTGGACAAGATGTAGATTCTGAGAAGGTATTTATAAAGTTGATAGATGGTTTAATTAAAGAGGGAATTACGGTTGTGATGTCCTGCCATGATAGTATATTAATTAATTCTTTGTCAAATTTAGTATATGAAGTTAAAGAAAGAAACATTGAAAAAGTAGATTATTTAAAGGCAAGCTGCAGGGAATATGATATTTTAGTTTTTAATGGAAGTTCAAATATAAAAGAAAGATATAAGGACATAAAAAAACAAGTTGAAAAAATAGACGTTGATGAAAATAAAATTAAGTTAGTGGTTGATAAAAGCAGGAGTAATGATATATTGAAAACTATGCTTAATTACGGTTATGAACTTAGGAGGATGTACAGTGAAGACTTTTAATTCTCTTTTAAGATATAATTTTATTATATACATAAAAAGTAATAAATTTATAATGCCACTCATAGTATGGATTGCTTTCATGGGTGTTATGTATTCAATAAAGCCATTAGATATAGTATCAAGTTTTATATTTTCCATGATGTTTTTATTTGCTGTAATGCTGTGGATTAGTTTTTCGTATTTAGAAGCTTTAGATAGTGTATCAGAACAATTAGTCATATTAAAGGTTAGAAAAGAATGGATGTACTATTTAGGCAACAATGTTTTTTTAATGCTCATAGGAGTAATAATGAGTTTTATAGGAGTTTTATGCCCTATTATAATAAATGTGGTGAATAATTTTACTTTATTTAATAGAAGACTTACTTTAGAGGATTGTTTATCATCATTAATCTTACATATTATTTTTGCTGTTTTAGGATGTTCAGTTGGGATACTAAGTGGACCAAGATGCATTAAAAGCAGGAAATTAGCTGTAGAAATTATTGTACTGGTTGCAATAATTTCAGTAATAAAATTTCAACTAATAGAAAAAGTTAATATAATTAAGTATATTACATGGATTCTACCACCTGTATGTGATATCCAAGCATTCTTTAGTAATAAAGGTTTTTTTGATATACAAAATACTGTAAAGTCTATAATGTATGGAGTTATATATACATTTATTTATAATGTCATTAATATAGAACTTCTAAAAAGAAAGCGATTTTAGGAGTTAAATAAAGTGCCTATAGATTTTTTATAGGCACTTTTAAAATTAGCCAAGTACCAGCTATTATATACTTGTAGGGCAATCACCTTTTTTTACAAAATCATGAATTGCCTCAATTGAGCATTTTACCATATTTTCTACTGCGGTATCAGTATAAAAAGCCATGTGTTGTGTAAGAATTACATTTGGAAATTGACGAAGATATGCAATCTTTTGATTACTAATAATATCACTTCTTTTATCTTCGTGATAAAGTCCGTCTTCGCCTTCTATAACATCTAAACCTAAAGCACCTATTTTTTTTGATTCAACGCCGTAAATGAGAGCGTTAATATCCATAAGTTCTCCTCTAGCACAATTTATCAGGACAACATTATCCTTCATTTTATTAATTTTTTCATCGTTAATTAAATGATATGTACTTTCCAAAAGTGGTGTATGTAGTGAAATAATATCTGAGGAAGTTATAAGTGTGTCTAAATCCGTATAGGTAGCATATTTTTTGGTTTCATCATTTTCATATTTATCGCAAGCAAGTATTTTGCAGCCAAAGCCAAAAAGATTCTTTATCACACATTGACCAATCTTGCCTGTACCTATAATGCCTACAGTTAAAGAATTAAGTTCACGCCCCTTGAGCCCACTTAATGAATAATCATTTACTTGTCCACGCCACATTGCTTGTTTGTAATTTCTTAAGGACATTAATATAAGCATTACGGTATGCTCAGCAACACCTGTAGGTGGATAATTCGAATTGGCTACTTTTAATCCAATTTTATGAGCATGTTCTATATCTATATGATTAAAGCCAACAGTTCTTGTAGAGCAGAAGTTAACCTTTGATGCCTTTAAGTTATCTTCTATATCAGCAGTTAAATGGCTTTTACCTAAGATAGATACGCCATCATAGCCATTTGCCATTGGCAGAGTTTCGAAATTTAAAGGAGCCTCAGTTAAGGTGATTTCACAGTTGTATTTATCAGCATATTTTTTAAAATATAATTCTTCATCCTCACGTACTTCAAATGCTAAAATTTTCATAATATCCTCCGGGTATCTGTATTAATTTATTAAAAGCATAGCAAATAATACGATAAGTTGCTAATATCAATTTTTAGAGTTATAATAACTTAAAGTTATAACAAATATATAATGAGGAAATAAATATGAACATTAGGCAATTAGAATACTTTGTAACTTTATCAGAAACCCTAAGCTTTACAAAAACAGCACAGAAATTTTTTATATCACAAACAGCAATAACAAAGCAAATAAAATTATTGGAAAGTACTCTGGATACTAAACTATTTAATAGAGATAAACATTATGTAGAGTTAACACCAGCTGGAAGTGTTTTCTTGGTGGAAGCAAAAGCTATTCTTCGTAAAATTGAAGAAGCAACAGAAAGAGTCCATCTAACTACTATAGGATTTGTTGGATTACTTCGTATTGGTTTTATAAAAGGGTATGAAAAAACATGTTTTACTGATTTGATTTTTAAGATATATAATAAATACCCTAATATATCTATTGATTTTTTTAGGGGAACAGAAGAGGAATTATATGATAAAGTTTTAAATTCTGAATTGGATATAATATTTAATAATTTTAAAAAAGAAAGTATGGAAGTAGGACTGGAAAAGAAATTAGTGGGGGAATACCCACTAAAGGTTGTTGTTCATCCAACACATATTTTGGCCACAAAAAAATCAGTATGCTTTGAAGAACTTAGAGGAGAAACAATCTTTAAATATAGTGATGGCGAAGATATGGAGGTTATTCTTTTAATGGTATCTGCAAATATGGGTGTTGCTATTATGCCTTCGTATTGTGTAAGATACTTAAATCAATCTCAGCATATTATGATAATAGAATTAAAGGATAGTGATGCTTATGTTAATATTGGAGCAATATGGAATAGAAAAAATAATAATCCAGCCTTATTAAGAATGCTTAAAATTATTGAAGAAGATAAAATTTCTCTTAAAAAAATGCATGAATTATGATCATGCATTTTTTTAAGAGAAATATATTATATAATGATTTTTACATAATGATATTTAAAAACAGGCCAAGATTTTTTATATGGAATATTTACAGCTTCATAAGAGTGTTGACTAATAAGTGGCTGTCCTAATAAAAACCCAGTTACAATGCTTGAATGAAATATAACACCAGCTTTATTTTGAAAAAATATTAAATCTCCAAGTTCTAAGTCTTTTGCAGCAGTAGTTTCTATACCCTTTGCATAGGGAAGATTTTTTTCGTGATTTATTCTTAGGTAATAGTATAGAGAATGTGCAACGGTCCAACTTATAGACCAAGTATCATAGGCTTTATTTGCAGCATGTTTATACCACCACGGGCGAAAACTATTGAAATTCATAGGAGCGTTTCCAGCTAGTAAACATTGAGAAACAAAATTTGAGCAGTCTCCACTGGTATCATTTATCAATTTAAAGTACCTATAGTTGGGATTAGGATTTAAGGCATAGGTAAGTGCATAATTAACAGAAGCGCTTCTTAAATATTTATTTGGCTGTCTTTTTAGGTTTGTTATATAGTACATAAGGTATTCCTTAAAAGTATTATCAATTATTATATTATGAAATAGGTAAATGAGAAGTTCAAAATAAAGTTAGATTATATAAGTAAAATAAGGGTACTTTAGAAAGTCCCCTTATTTTAAGTGTTATTTTTGATAACGTTTACTTGAACTACCAAGGCATATAAGGTATGCTTGATAGCAAACAAAAATTATTTGCTAAAAGTATACCTAGAGATGCAATTCCTAAAACTAAAGTTGATAATAAAATACATTTTTTAAGCATTATGTCTCCACTCCTTTCATTGGAATTTTTTTGTGAAGTTGTGAATTTGTCTAAGAGCTTGAATGTCATTTATATCTAAAAAATAATCTATTAATTTGTTTTTAATAGAATTATTTGGTTTATTATTTTTGGCAGATAGTATGAAAAATTCATTCATAATATCATAAATTTTATCTTTATGATTTGAGCTTATATATATGTTAACTAATTCACATAAAATATCTGGTTCTAAGTGAAAACGTATGGTATTTTTTGTGTATTTTAATGCGCCCAAGAAATATTCCTCAGCTTTTTCTATAAGATTTATTTCTTTATAAATCTTACCGATTTCGAAATATATCTCTGGTAGATAGAGAAAATTTTCATCTAAATGAGATTTATATTCTACTATAGAATTTAAAATTTCCCTTACTTTATCAAAATTATTAATAGAGATATATACGTCACAGATATTAAGAAGTATGATTATGTATTTTTTGTAATTGTCCTTACCTACAATTTCTAGTATCTTATAAAGTAATTTCAAGCTTTTATCATATTCTTTTAGTTCATGAAGGCAAACAGCTTTTTGTAGAATAACTTCATAATATTTATCAGTATGTACCTTTTTTAATTGTTTTTCAATGCTAACAAATCTTTTTAGTGCTATGTCAAATTTATTTAATTTCATATAACATAAGGCACTATTATAAACAAAAATATATTGATAATCCTCTTTCATGTTTTTAAACTGGTTTAACGCAAAGTCACAGCATTTTATATCATCCTCGTATCTACCCATATAAAAGTATACAGTTGATAGTTTTCTTAAAATTGATATTATATGATGATTAGGTTTAGTTGTACTTATTAAAGCTTTTGCTTTTTCGTAGTATATTGAACTATTATAAAGGTCATTTGTGTTGCAAAAAAAATCTCCAGCTAGCTCAAATATTGCAAGCTTTTTATCTTTTAAATCCCAATTAACTAAAAATTCTTCAGCTTCAAATAATTTTGAAGTAAATATTGCATCTTTATAAATACTTAAATCTTTAAGTTCTTTTATATATTTATCAAGTATTTTTATAGCTTGTGATTTTTCATTTTCTAGAAGATAGTCTAAATTTATATCTATGTCTATTTTGTTCTTTTTTGATATTAATTTTAGGTTTTTTAATATTACATTAGCTACGCTAACTGTTAGATTAGCTTTGTTATGTTCTATTTGACTTATTAGATTTCTAGTTATTTCATTTCCTACTATATCATCTTGACTTAGGTTATATTTTTTTCTTAAGTTTTTCAATTTATCTCCAACTGATAGTATCTCGAAACCTTCCATAACAATTCTCCTCAAGGTAAAGTATTATATTAACCAATTATACCACTAATTGGTTAATATGTAAATAATGTCTGGGATTCAGTAAGAAGTTAAAATCTTTGTTAAAAAAATAATAACACTGTTTGATTTTTAACAAACTATTATAGACGTTTTCATAAACGATTTCAATACTTTAAAATAAATATTAACAATTTATATTTATAATAGTAACAGTTTGTTAACAATTTAAAACGATTTCCATTTTGCATTATTTAAAAAAAACGTATATGATAAATGTGTAAGGAAAATTAATGAATAAAAAATAAAAACTAGCAGGAGGTAATTTTTATGAAAAAAATAGTAGAAGCTTTAAAAAATAGTGTGATGATGTTAGGATTCTTTCTTGATCCAGAATTGGTGAGATATGCCAATATAAATGAAATAGTAAAAAACAATTATAAAGATATAGATATAAAAAAGGTTGCATAGGTTTTTTGAATAAAAACTGTGCAAATTCTATCTAAAGAAAAAATTAAATATAAAAGTTTGTGAGGATAGTTTGGAAAATGATAAAATTTTATTTTCATAAAATATTTGTAAATTCAAAAATAGTGTATGTTTTTTAACTTTAAGGTTAATATGCATACACTATTTTTAATTTGAGAAAATAATTATAGACGTTTTCACAAACGATTTCAATAGATACCTATAATAATTCATTATTTATTAACATATTATTTAAATGCTGTTAACAAAATGAAACGATTTCTATTTTGATTTATTTTTAAAATTGAGGTAATATAAACGTGTAAGAAAATTAAGTTTTAGGAGGAAGTAAGAATGAAAAAGTTAATAAAAGAAATATTTAGTTTAGAAAGTATAAATAGAGGACTTGTTGCAGTAGGATGTTTCTTTGATTCACAATTAGCTAAGGATTGTTACAAAAATTCAAAGATAATTGAGCAAAGACAAAATGAAAAAAAGATTGCATAGTTAAAAATATAAAAACTATGCAATCTTTTTTATATTGCCTTATTTTTAGAAGTATATTTAAAAATTGCAGATTTTATTGCCATATAGTCAACATCATCAGGCAAGGCTTCTTTTATAGGTCTTAGTTTAGAGGTGCCAAGAGTTTTAATTTTTTCATATATTAAATCCTTGTATTCTTCAGGGATGTATGAATCTAAATTAACATTAAGACCTTCATTTGCGCATTTTAAAATATGCTCTTGCACAGTTGTAATAGATAAGTTTCGAGTTTTAGCTATTTCCGATAAATTCAATCCTTTTTTATATAGATTAAAAGTTTCTATATGGGTTGACAATTTTTTGGAAAGAATTTCAGGAACAATTAAGGTAGCTTTATTGTCTTCTGGAGTTAAATTTGTTTCCTTAATATATTCCTTTATTTTTTTCTCAAATATCTCGCCATATTTATTGTATTTTAATTCACCTATACCCTTAATTTGAAGCATGGATATCTTATCTTTTGGATAGTATTTACACATCTCGCTTAATACGGCATCTGAAAAAATAATATAAGGAGGTACATTTTCTTTTCTTGAAAGCTCTAGACGCAAACCTTTTAAAATTTCGAATAAATTATTATCAGTACTTAGTGAAAGTTCTGCTACGATATGAATTTTTTGCACTACTTTTTTGGAGCCTTTAAGAACATCAATACTTTCTTTAGACATTTTTACAATGGGATATTCACTATCAGAAAGATATAAATAACCATCTGCTATAAGTGTATTTATAAAGTTTGTAATTTGTTTTAAAGTGTAGTCCTTCATTATTCCATAAGTAGATAACTTATCAAAATTAAACCTTAAAACTTTATTATTTTTAGAGCCTTTAAGAACTTCAGCTATCATAGTTACCCCAAAATTCTGTCCCATTCTGTAGATGCAGGAAATTATTTTTTGAGCGTCTAATGTAATATCTACTATTTCTACGTTACCAGTACAATTAATGCAGTTATCACAATTATCCACCTCATAATCTTCTCCAAAATAATTTAAAATATATTTTCGAAGGCAGGAAGTAGTCATGCAATAATTTATCATGTCATTTAATTTTTTCATTTCTATTCTTTGTCTATCAAAAGAAGGTATACTTTGTCTTATTAGAAATTTTTGTATTTGTATATCTTGACCGCTAAACAAAATTATACATTCACTTTTTTCACCATCTCTACCTGCACGACCGGCTTCTTGATAGTAAGACTCTAAGTTTTTGGGCATGTTATAATGTATTACAAAACGAACATTTGATTTATCTATACCCATACCAAAAGCGTTTGTTGCTATCATCAGTTTTGTTTCATCGTATAAAAATAGATCTTGACTTTTACTTCGATCATTGTCGCTCATACCCGCATGATATTTTCCTACAGAATAACCTTGACTCAATAGTTTTTGATGAAGAGAATCAACTTCCTTTCTAGTTGCAGCGTAGATTATACCTGAAACATCTTTATGTTTTGCTAAATATTTGGTTATAAAATCAAATTTGTTTTCGTTTTTTACTATTGAAAAGAATAAATTATCTCTATCAAAGCCAGTGATAAAAGAATTGGGCTCTCTAAGCTCTAGAAGATTTATTATATCTTTTTTTACTTCATCAGTTGCAGTTGCAGTAAAAGCAGCTAAGATAGGTCTTTTATCAAATATAGTTATAAAAGGAACTATTCTTTTATAACTAACTCTGAAGTCATGTCCCCATTGAGATACACAGTGAGCTTCATCTACAGCCACCATTGCAACAGGCAAATCTTTAATTGCATTTCTAAAGTATTCCTGTTCTAATCTTTCTGGTGCTACATATAAAATTTTTAAATGTCCTGAAAGTGCTGACATTAAAGTATCGTTTGTTTCTTTTTGGGATAATGTGCTATTTATGTAACTAGCATTAACTCCATTTTCTCTTAAGGTATCAACTTGATCCTTCATAAGTGAAATAAGTGGAGTTATTACAATTGTAAGACCGTTCATATAGAGGGCTGGTATTTGATAACAGATAGATTTACCGCCTCCAGTTGGCATAATAGCAAAGGTATCATGACCATCTATTATACTTTGTATTATGTTTTCTTGACCTTGTCTAAATGAAGAATAGCCAAAGTATTTTTTTAATATATTAAATATGTTGTTATCCATATAAGACTCCTTAAGTAAACAATATAGGGAAAATAAGAGATAAACTAGTTCACATCTTATTTCCCTACATTTAATTATAAACAAAAATTTAAATAAATAAACTATTTTAACTCATAACTTTAAATATTCTTGCTTCGTTTTCTTTTAAATCTATGTTTATATTATCATTTAAATTTAGTTTTATAGTTTTTTCATTTAAAACATCTAAAAGAGAGGTTATTCCTAAATTATTTTGAAAATTTATTATGCTGCATTCTTTAGAACAGTTCAGGGCTACAATTATTTTTTCGTTTTTACTATATCTTAAAAAAGCAAATTGTTTATTTGAAATAAAGAGCTGTTTATATAACCCTTCTGCTAGTGCTTCGGAATCTACTCGCAGTTTACAAAGAACTTTAATAAAATCAATTAATTGCTTGTTTTCACTATTTTTAATAATGTCTGTTTTTAGTGCAGGTCTTAAATCTTTATCTGAATTATTTTGTTTTGTACCTTTTATTGCAAACTCACTTCCATAGTATATTGATGGTATACCAGGCATTGTAAGCAGTAAAGCGTAAGTTGGGTATATATTATCTATGTCAGTTAAAGTACTTGCGATACGATTAACGTCATGATTATCAATAAAATTGTATAATGGCAAATCTTTGTATATGCCACCTTCACCAAATTCTCTGTTTAAAGAATAAGCTATTTCGAAGTAATTTAGAGAATTGTGGCTAGAATAAAGTCCTTTATAAGCTTCATAATTTGTTACAGAGTCTAAAGTATCTTTGTTTGCCCATCTTGAGTAATCTCCAAAAATTATTTCGCCTAAAAGGAAAAATTCTTCTGATTTGCTTTTGCAAAATTTAGATAGTTCTTTTAGGAAATTTAAGTCTATACAGTCTGCAGCATCAAGTCTTAAGCCATCTATTTTAAATTCTTTTATCCAAAAGTCTACTATTTTTAAAATTAGATTTTTAACTTCCCCGTTGTTAAAGTTTAACTTAACTAAGTTATAATGACCACCCCAAGTATCGTAAGAAAAACCATCATTATAAGGGGTATTTCCATTAAAGTTAATTCCGGAGAACCAAGATGCAAAAGGAGAAGATCCCTTATTTTGTAGTACATCTAGAAATTGAGGAAAGTTCCTCCCTACGTGGTTGAATACACCATCAAGTACAATTTTGATTCCATTTTTGTGAAGTTTAGTTATAAGTTTTTTTAAAGTAGCATTGGTTCCGAGTCTCCTATCTACAGTAAAATAATCTGCAGTATCATATCCATGAGAAGTGGATTCAAAAACAGGTCCAAGATACAATGCGTTTATTCCTAAGGATTTTAAATGAGGAATCCAGTCCTCTATTTCTTTAAGCCTTTCTATTGGTTTTGAAGTAAAATCATTTTCAAGTGGTGCGTCACATAATCCTAAAGGATAGATGTGGTAAAAAATTGCATTTTTAGTCCAAGTCATAATTTTCCTCCTTAATATTATGAATTTACTTAATACTAATATATATAGATATATGTAATTTGTGTTAAAA
The Clostridium felsineum DSM 794 DNA segment above includes these coding regions:
- a CDS encoding LysR family transcriptional regulator, producing the protein MNIRQLEYFVTLSETLSFTKTAQKFFISQTAITKQIKLLESTLDTKLFNRDKHYVELTPAGSVFLVEAKAILRKIEEATERVHLTTIGFVGLLRIGFIKGYEKTCFTDLIFKIYNKYPNISIDFFRGTEEELYDKVLNSELDIIFNNFKKESMEVGLEKKLVGEYPLKVVVHPTHILATKKSVCFEELRGETIFKYSDGEDMEVILLMVSANMGVAIMPSYCVRYLNQSQHIMIIELKDSDAYVNIGAIWNRKNNNPALLRMLKIIEEDKISLKKMHEL
- a CDS encoding D-isomer specific 2-hydroxyacid dehydrogenase family protein: MKILAFEVREDEELYFKKYADKYNCEITLTEAPLNFETLPMANGYDGVSILGKSHLTADIEDNLKASKVNFCSTRTVGFNHIDIEHAHKIGLKVANSNYPPTGVAEHTVMLILMSLRNYKQAMWRGQVNDYSLSGLKGRELNSLTVGIIGTGKIGQCVIKNLFGFGCKILACDKYENDETKKYATYTDLDTLITSSDIISLHTPLLESTYHLINDEKINKMKDNVVLINCARGELMDINALIYGVESKKIGALGLDVIEGEDGLYHEDKRSDIISNQKIAYLRQFPNVILTQHMAFYTDTAVENMVKCSIEAIHDFVKKGDCPTSI
- a CDS encoding glycosyltransferase, which gives rise to MSKIMFVTQPTMGHTNAILSIAVRLKELGHEVLFVIPNAKRIPKKIINRLPDYVKTSLSIPGKVRANGINCVSIDMPIKVLFKYMILPFAKRFTETQYAMNVFSDCLYKYSKLIEGIVLREKPDVIVNDFFFFPPYIVAERYDIPCVTIYHSGLPFRGDGIPPFGSGLAINGNWGVKGKLYAILSRNTNKLVTKRYIRACKKMDVSDIRKVNWSKPYSKWLNLLLTAKEIEAPRQLNNNNTIFVGPCFSCKRIDIQDKFPFEILSEEIPKIYVSLGTVFNNKPKVFKKILSGLEKENYQVIVSAGGAYNKLIKYNFNNNILIFKRVPQLEILKKVDIVISHGGNNTINETLAAGKPIIVMPIGGEQGDNASKIQYLNVGKRINISNFSSNEVLEKVKSIFADSIYKQNAERIRKIISKTDGVSTSVKLISSVAENRKI
- a CDS encoding helix-turn-helix transcriptional regulator; this encodes MEGFEILSVGDKLKNLRKKYNLSQDDIVGNEITRNLISQIEHNKANLTVSVANVILKNLKLISKKNKIDIDINLDYLLENEKSQAIKILDKYIKELKDLSIYKDAIFTSKLFEAEEFLVNWDLKDKKLAIFELAGDFFCNTNDLYNSSIYYEKAKALISTTKPNHHIISILRKLSTVYFYMGRYEDDIKCCDFALNQFKNMKEDYQYIFVYNSALCYMKLNKFDIALKRFVSIEKQLKKVHTDKYYEVILQKAVCLHELKEYDKSLKLLYKILEIVGKDNYKKYIIILLNICDVYISINNFDKVREILNSIVEYKSHLDENFLYLPEIYFEIGKIYKEINLIEKAEEYFLGALKYTKNTIRFHLEPDILCELVNIYISSNHKDKIYDIMNEFFILSAKNNKPNNSIKNKLIDYFLDINDIQALRQIHNFTKKFQ
- a CDS encoding ATP-binding cassette domain-containing protein, which encodes MERLIEIKNITKSFGNKTILKNVNMTINKGDSIAIIGHNGSGKSTFLKIICKLSSINEGEIKYYKKIKFNYVPERFPKMPITPRQYILKTGLIEGITKNEIEDKCSELFRKFFMEKMIDTPIKYLSKGSIQKVSVIQALITKPDILLLDEPLSGQDVDSEKVFIKLIDGLIKEGITVVMSCHDSILINSLSNLVYEVKERNIEKVDYLKASCREYDILVFNGSSNIKERYKDIKKQVEKIDVDENKIKLVVDKSRSNDILKTMLNYGYELRRMYSEDF
- the recQ gene encoding DNA helicase RecQ — protein: MDNNIFNILKKYFGYSSFRQGQENIIQSIIDGHDTFAIMPTGGGKSICYQIPALYMNGLTIVITPLISLMKDQVDTLRENGVNASYINSTLSQKETNDTLMSALSGHLKILYVAPERLEQEYFRNAIKDLPVAMVAVDEAHCVSQWGHDFRVSYKRIVPFITIFDKRPILAAFTATATDEVKKDIINLLELREPNSFITGFDRDNLFFSIVKNENKFDFITKYLAKHKDVSGIIYAATRKEVDSLHQKLLSQGYSVGKYHAGMSDNDRSKSQDLFLYDETKLMIATNAFGMGIDKSNVRFVIHYNMPKNLESYYQEAGRAGRDGEKSECIILFSGQDIQIQKFLIRQSIPSFDRQRIEMKKLNDMINYCMTTSCLRKYILNYFGEDYEVDNCDNCINCTGNVEIVDITLDAQKIISCIYRMGQNFGVTMIAEVLKGSKNNKVLRFNFDKLSTYGIMKDYTLKQITNFINTLIADGYLYLSDSEYPIVKMSKESIDVLKGSKKVVQKIHIVAELSLSTDNNLFEILKGLRLELSRKENVPPYIIFSDAVLSEMCKYYPKDKISMLQIKGIGELKYNKYGEIFEKKIKEYIKETNLTPEDNKATLIVPEILSKKLSTHIETFNLYKKGLNLSEIAKTRNLSITTVQEHILKCANEGLNVNLDSYIPEEYKDLIYEKIKTLGTSKLRPIKEALPDDVDYMAIKSAIFKYTSKNKAI
- a CDS encoding alpha-amylase family glycosyl hydrolase is translated as MTWTKNAIFYHIYPLGLCDAPLENDFTSKPIERLKEIEDWIPHLKSLGINALYLGPVFESTSHGYDTADYFTVDRRLGTNATLKKLITKLHKNGIKIVLDGVFNHVGRNFPQFLDVLQNKGSSPFASWFSGINFNGNTPYNDGFSYDTWGGHYNLVKLNFNNGEVKNLILKIVDFWIKEFKIDGLRLDAADCIDLNFLKELSKFCKSKSEEFFLLGEIIFGDYSRWANKDTLDSVTNYEAYKGLYSSHNSLNYFEIAYSLNREFGEGGIYKDLPLYNFIDNHDVNRIASTLTDIDNIYPTYALLLTMPGIPSIYYGSEFAIKGTKQNNSDKDLRPALKTDIIKNSENKQLIDFIKVLCKLRVDSEALAEGLYKQLFISNKQFAFLRYSKNEKIIVALNCSKECSIINFQNNLGITSLLDVLNEKTIKLNLNDNINIDLKENEARIFKVMS
- a CDS encoding amidase domain-containing protein, which encodes MYYITNLKRQPNKYLRSASVNYALTYALNPNPNYRYFKLINDTSGDCSNFVSQCLLAGNAPMNFNSFRPWWYKHAANKAYDTWSISWTVAHSLYYYLRINHEKNLPYAKGIETTAAKDLELGDLIFFQNKAGVIFHSSIVTGFLLGQPLISQHSYEAVNIPYKKSWPVFKYHYVKIII